Proteins from a single region of Kluyveromyces lactis strain NRRL Y-1140 chromosome A complete sequence:
- the RAD54 gene encoding DNA-dependent ATPase RAD54 (highly similar to uniprot|P32863 Saccharomyces cerevisiae YGL163C RAD54 DNA-dependent ATPase stimulates strand exchange by modifying the topology of double-stranded DNA involved in the recombinational repair of double-strand breaks in DNA during vegetative growth and meiosis member of the SWI/SNF family): MARRRLPDRPPNGIGAGARPNLRPRRLDTNQALETLTKPFKVPFKVNKTDHAKRYGVRSSRRSQTTYANMDSSLDSDLHVKRKDALSLSRLNAEPSRLDTIYSTLRRSFTVPIKGYVPRHNIPMALGTKAKVVIPPRPLHDPTDELAIVLYDPTVDGDIPEQHEDLESFRQNAVDTKKSQKGKDSESQDQKAKESSPNSAPSIHHPKMLSNGVKNKTLKELLGSSEDNTSKKFPNVPVVIDPKLAKILRPHQVEGVRFLYRCVTGLVMKDFLDAKTVLDSSSQSMEKADTQADSNITGSKSPVETDVSSLKDVIKINENSRNRGAYGCIMADEMGLGKTLQCLALMWTMLKQGPQGRRSIDKCIIVCPSSLVNNWANEIDKWLGPGSLSSLAIDGKKSSLNNGNVADSVSHWASAQGRNIVKPVLIISYDTLRRNVEQLKNCEVGLMLADEGHRLKNADSLTFTALDSIRCPRRVILSGTPIQNDLSEYFALLNFSNPGLLGSRNDFRKNFELPILQSRDSLATDEEVTLGKDRLRQLSNIVSKFIIRRTNNILAKYLPCKYEHVIFINLTPFQQSLYQHFIESRAVKKIVKGDSNQPLKAIGLLKKLCNHPDLLELSEDIPGSEELIPDDYQSSVDSRTSRNRSVIQTAFSSKFSVLARFLYKIKTESNDKIVLISNYTQTLDLIEKMCFSNHYGVLRLDGTMNINKRQKLVDRFNDPEGQEFIFLLSSKAGGCGINLIGANRLILLDPDWNPAADQQALARVWRDGQKKDCFIYRFISTGTIEEKIFQRQSMKMSLSSCVVDEKEDVERLFSSDNLKQLFKLDTKTICDTHETYNCKRCKNGKQILKAPVMLYGDATSWNHLNHDALAKTNDHLLKNEFNHKDISFAFQYISH, encoded by the coding sequence ATGGCACGCCGGAGGTTACCAGACAGACCGCCAAACGGGATCGGTGCTGGAGCTCGTCCAAATTTGAGACCAAGAAGGTTGGACACTAACCAAGCACTGGAAACGTTAACGAAACCTTTCAAAGTTCCGTTTAAAGTTAATAAAACCGACCATGCCAAACGATATGGAGTGAgatcttcaagaagatCTCAAACGACTTATGCAAATATGGATTCTTCCTTAGATTCTGATTTGCACGTTAAAAGGAAAGATGCACTATCTTTATCCAGATTGAATGCAGAGCCATCAAGACTGGATACAATATATTCAACATTAAGACGGTCATTTACCGTACCGATCAAGGGGTACGTTCCAAGGCACAATATTCCGATGGCTTTGGGAACCAAGGCAAAAGTTGTTATACCACCAAGACCGTTGCATGATCCGACAGACGAGCTTGCCATCGTTCTTTATGATCCTACAGTGGACGGTGATATCCCTGAGCAGCatgaagatttggaatcGTTTAGACAAAATGCAGTAGACACTAAGAAGTCTCAAAAGGGGAAGGATTCAGAGTCGCAAGACCAGAAAGCAAAGGAATCTTCGCCCAATTCTGCtccatcaattcatcaCCCTAAAATGCTATCCAACGGTGTGAAGAATAAAACCCTAAAAGAGCTATTAGGATCTTCTGAAGATAATACATCAAAAAAGTTCCCCAACGTACCAGTTGTGATTGATCCCAAATTGGCTAAGATTTTAAGACCGCATCAAGTTGAGGGTGTTAGATTTTTGTATAGATGTGTTACTGGTTTAGTCATGAAAGACTTTTTGGATGCCAAAACAGTGTTGGACTCAAGCTCTCAATCAATGGAAAAAGCTGATACACAAGCTGATTCTAACATAACAGGTTCGAAATCACCGGTTGAAACTGATGTCTCGTCCCTTAAAGACGTTAttaaaatcaatgaaaattCTAGAAACAGGGGAGCCTATGGGTGTATTATGGCAGATGAAATGGGATTGGGTAAGACATTACAATGCTTAGCGTTAATGTGGACCATGTTGAAACAAGGTCCGCAAGGTAGGAGATCAATTGATAAATGTATTATTGTGTGTCCATCATCTTTAGTCAACAATTGGGCAaatgaaattgacaaaTGGTTGGGACCAGgttctctttcttcattggCTATTGACGGTAAAAAGTCCAGTCTAAATAATGGAAATGTGGCGGATTCAGTGAGTCATTGGGCTTCAGCTCAAGGTAGAAATATCGTCAAACCTGTCCTCATCATTTCTTATGACACTTTAAGGCGTAATGTCGAACAGTTAAAGAACTGTGAGGTTGGACTAATGTTAGCAGATGAGGGGCATCGTTTGAAGAATGCAGATTCCTTAACATTCACGGCATTGGATTCCATTAGGTGTCCGAGAAGAGTTATTCTATCGGGAACTCCGATTCAAAATGATTTATCGGAGTATTTTGCATTATTAAATTTCTCAAATCCCGGATTGTTGGGTTCCAGAAATGACTTTAGGAAAAACTTCGAATTACCGATTTTACAGAGTAGAGATTCATTGGCTACAGATGAAGAGGTCACTTTGGGTAAGGATAGGTTGAGACAACTTTCAAACATTGTCTCGAAGTTCATTATCAGGCGTACCAACAATATTTTGGCAAAATATCTACCTTGCAAATACGAGCATGTTATATTCATAAATTTAACACCATTTCAGCAATCTCTATATCAGCATTTCATTGAATCAAGAGCTGTTAAGAAGATCGTTAAAGGGGATAGTAACCAACCGTTGAAGGCAATCGGTTTGTTAAAAAAATTATGTAACCATCCAGACTTATTAGAGCTATCTGAAGACATTCCGGGTTCAGAAGAGTTAATACCCGACGATTATCAATCTTCTGTTGACTCCCGCACTTCAAGAAATAGAAGCGTTATTCAGACAGCTTTTTCCAGTAAGTTTTCGGTCTTGGCAAGATTTTTGTACAAAATTAAAACGGAGTCTAACGACAAGATTGTGTTGATTTCAAACTATACCCAGACGCTAGACTTGATTGAAAAAATGTGTTTTAGTAACCACTATGGCGTATTGAGATTGGATGGTACCATGAACATCAATAAAAGACAAAAGTTAGTGGACCGGTTCAATGATCCGGAGGGACAAGagtttatatttttgttaAGTTCCAAGGCCGGTGGTTGCGGTATAAACTTGATTGGTGCCAACAGATTGATTTTATTAGATCCAGATTGGAACCCGGCTGCAGATCAACAAGCTTTGGCTAGAGTTTGGAGAGATGGgcaaaagaaagattgTTTTATCTACAGATTCATTAGTACTGGTACCATTGAAGAGAAGATTTTCCAAAGACAatcgatgaagatgagtttGAGTTCATGTGTTGTGGATGAAAAGGAGGATGTTGAACGATTGTTCAGTTCGGATAATTTGAAGCAATTGTTCAAACTTGATACAAAAACCATATGTGATACCCATGAGACATATAATTGTAAACGCTGTAAGAATGGAAAGcaaattttgaaagctcCGGTAATGCTATACGGTGACGCGACTTCGTGGAATCATTTGAATCACGATGCATTAGCAAAAACAAACGACCATctcttgaaaaatgaatTCAATCACAAAGACATCAGTTTTGCATTTCAATATATATCGCAttga
- the YIP5 gene encoding Yip5p (weakly similar to uniprot|P53108 Saccharomyces cerevisiae YGL161C YIP5 Protein that interacts with Rab GTPases computational analysis of large-scale protein-protein interaction data suggests a possible role in vesicle-mediated transport), translated as MSAKKDLIDRDDDDINPFEDDSFVPQVTPGLKPFEPELQDITLETTREAPQPAITTGKASIFSKLSPYFQVDETTLKQKLITALKLGELKSLRDPESQADAQLDLYSTVWITATVIMVLFLSYSGKSVIGSLITNSFSDVIDFQIMINCLFLFYIYVLGVPILAFLICKFVFKEPFDVITAIDTYGVSNVVWVPIGFISVVTGLVGPFENIIEWVLVAIGGAYSGGIIYIQLKNVVTELQNGKVLLLAMIGVHILFTLLVRWIIL; from the coding sequence ATGAGCGCTAAAAAGGATTTGATAGATcgtgatgatgatgatattaaTCCATTTGAAGACGACTCCTTTGTTCCTCAAGTTACACCCGGCTTAAAACCATTCGAGCCTGAGCTCCAAGATATAACGTTAGAAACTACTAGAGAGGCTCCTCAACCTGCTATAACTACAGGAAAGGCCAGTATCTTCTCAAAGCTATCTCCATATTTTCAAGTAGATGAAACCACActcaaacaaaaacttaTCACCGCATTGAAACTAggtgaattgaaatcattgaGGGATCCTGAAAGCCAAGCAGATGCACAATTGGATTTGTACAGTACTGTATGGATAACAGCCACTGTCATCATGGTACTGTTCCTATCTTATTCCGGTAAGAGTGTTATCGGATCACTAATCACAAATAGCTTTTCTGATGTAATCGATTTCCAGATCATGATCAATTGTCTATTCTTATTCTACATTTACGTTTTGGGGGTGCCAATCTTAGCATTTTTGATCTGTAAATTCGTGTTCAAAGAACCCTTTGATGTCATAACAGCAATTGACACATATGGTGTCAGTAACGTTGTGTGGGTGCCAATCGGTTTCATAAGTGTAGTGACGGGACTTGTGGGACCCTTCGAAAATATAATAGAATGGGTCCTAGTGGCAATAGGAGGTGCATACAGCGGTGGTATTATCTATATACAACTAAAAAATGTTGTAACAGAGTTACAAAATGGTAAAGTTCTATTGCTTGCCATGATTGGGGTTCATATTCTATTTACGTTACTGGTAAGATGGATCATCCTTTAA
- the SUT1 gene encoding Sut1p (some similarities with uniprot|Q12286 Saccharomyces cerevisiae YPR009W SUT2 Involved in sterol uptake homologous to SUT1), whose protein sequence is MSSIIIDNCNNTSLPPLLLPAVVHHDERNTYLNKLSASNFKQDKSVSGLNLISNSSSWSKPSANYTTSKTAVLLTPPNSNINSSTATASSSLDDLASLASVAAATNNVALPKDTIGSSYNSHQHPLIHDCLQRKRSNSSADEESLAAPVAFKKRGRKNSRKNSMRMSSNTSFTLSSAVSSNTTSSTTSRSSSRSKSPLSRAQSVSNSPSSVEEDAGVTRGFDDNQLLANISGAKVITSSKCKRQRTGPSCDVCRSKKIKCDATVLVISQDPSLLFNCKEDESLHCPLSIDTCRPDILMKIPTEVRKQLAERKDMSLVRHVDKLIAFSSCSSCQKKKDRDCSFSKGFTRNDIAVFSTLNKKLGKRNSLGDFTVKDYLNVGYSLD, encoded by the coding sequence ATGTCCAGTATTATTATAGACAACTGCAACAATACATCACTTCCGCCCTTGTTGCTCCCGGCGGTGGTTCATCatgatgaaagaaacaCATATCTTAACAAGCTGTCGGCATCAAATTTCAAGCAGGATAAATCGGTGTCCGGACTTAACCTCATATCCAATTCTAGCTCATGGTCCAAGCCAAGTGCTAATTACACTACTTCTAAAACAGCGGTTCTACTGACACCACCAAACTCAAACATTAATAGCTCAACAGCAACGGCAAGTTCTTCGTTGGATGACTTGGCAAGCCTAGCATCTGTTGCCGCTGCCACCAACAACGTCGCCCTTCCAAAGGATACTATCGGCAGTAGCTATAACAGTCATCAGCATCCTCTAATACACGACTGTTTGCAGAGAAAACGCTCGAACTCTAGTgctgatgaagaatctTTGGCTGCTCCAGTAGCGTTCAAGAAAAGAGGACGGAAAAACTCAAGAAAGAATAGCATGAGAATGAGCAGTAACACTTCGTTCACTTTGAGTTCTGCTGTTTCTTCCAACACAACGTCAAGTACTACATCACGCTCCtcttcaagatcaaagTCACCACTATCAAGAGCTCAATCTGTCTCAAATTCACCATCTTCTGTGGAAGAGGATGCTGGAGTAACACGAGGCTTTGATGATAACCAACTACTGGCTAATATCTCAGGAGCTAAAGTTATCACTTCCTCTAAGTGCAAAAGGCAAAGAACAGGACCAAGCTGCGATGTTTGCAGgtcaaagaaaattaaaTGCGATGCCACCGTACTAGTCATATCACAAGACCCTTCACTGCTTTTCAATTGCAAAGAAGATGAATCATTACATTGTCCTTTGTCAATTGATACTTGTAGACCAGAtatattgatgaaaatcCCGACCGAGGTCAGGAAACAATTAGCAGAACGCAAAGACATGTCGCTGGTTAGACATGTTGATAAGTTGATTGCTTTCAGCTCTTGTAGCTCATgccaaaagaaaaaagacCGTGATTGTAGTTTTAGCAAAGGGTTCACTAGAAACGATATCGCCGTATTTTCtactttgaacaaaaaactGGGCAAACGAAATTCTTTAGGAGATTTCACAGTCAAGGACTACCTCAATGTTGGTTATTCACTGGATTGA